One genomic region from Augochlora pura isolate Apur16 chromosome 7, APUR_v2.2.1, whole genome shotgun sequence encodes:
- the LOC144473408 gene encoding uncharacterized protein LOC144473408, protein MLSHAVQLTIMKSVKLDTDLPPSGARGPETERMAAMEEGASFESIVDYVVKNTRLIRSRAGYMVMEVLKVGVALGRIKRTPRGTYILVADKPEGPMRQRIKQPRFSDDSDEEISTDASM, encoded by the coding sequence ATGCTTTCGCACGCAGTACAATTAACGATCATGAAATCCGTGAAACTGGACACTGACCTACCCCCTTCAGGTGCGCGCGGGCCAGAGACCGAGAGAATGGCCGCGATGGAGGAGGGCGCGAGCTTCGAGTCGATCGTGGACTACGTGGTGAAGAACACGAGGTTGATACGGTCCCGGGCGGGCTACATGGTGATGGAGGTCCTGAAAGTCGGCGTGGCCCTGGGAAGGATCAAAAGGACACCCCGCGGCACGTACATCCTGGTCGCGGACAAGCCGGAGGGCCCTATGCGCCAGCGGATCAAACAGCCGCGGTTCAGCGACGACAGCGACGAGGAGATCTCCACGGACGCCAGCATGTga